In Streptomyces sp. P3, one DNA window encodes the following:
- a CDS encoding inositol-3-phosphate synthase — protein MNNDGNASQPRAGGQTARTGVWFVGARGSVATTAVAGCAALTAGLHPPTGMVTETPPFAGTGLPSLSSLVFGGHDTAHCPLPKRAEHLTDAGVLPHGLASAVHAELQAADDEIRPGGPLPGDTRGDEELISDFAADLLSFRTRNALARTVVVNVSSTEPLPAPEAVRLPPSSLYAAAALRAGCPYVNFTPSTGLRTPALTDAAAAGGLPHAGRDGKTGQTLLRSVLAPMFVQRALDVRAWSGANLLGGGDGAALADPAAAAAKNAGKERVLTETLGHTPQGEVHIDDVPALGDWKTAWDHVAFEGFLGSRMILQTIWQGCDSALAAPLVLDLARLVARAHEAGLSGPLPELGFYFKDPDEGPSGLSEQFTALLSFADRLRGAR, from the coding sequence GTGAACAACGACGGGAACGCATCGCAGCCCCGGGCCGGCGGGCAGACCGCACGCACCGGAGTCTGGTTCGTCGGAGCCCGCGGATCGGTGGCCACCACCGCCGTCGCCGGATGCGCAGCGCTCACTGCCGGACTGCATCCGCCGACCGGCATGGTCACCGAGACACCACCGTTCGCCGGCACCGGCCTGCCGTCCCTGTCCTCGCTCGTCTTCGGCGGCCACGACACCGCTCACTGCCCGCTGCCCAAGCGGGCCGAACACCTCACCGACGCGGGCGTCCTGCCGCACGGGCTCGCCTCCGCCGTGCACGCCGAACTGCAGGCCGCGGACGACGAGATACGGCCCGGCGGCCCCCTCCCGGGTGACACCCGCGGCGACGAGGAACTCATCAGCGACTTCGCCGCCGATCTCCTCTCCTTCCGCACGCGCAACGCACTGGCACGGACGGTCGTCGTCAACGTCTCCTCCACGGAGCCGCTGCCCGCGCCCGAGGCCGTACGACTGCCGCCCAGCTCGCTCTATGCGGCCGCCGCCCTGCGAGCCGGCTGCCCCTACGTCAACTTCACGCCGTCCACCGGGCTGCGGACCCCGGCCCTCACGGACGCCGCCGCAGCCGGCGGGCTTCCCCACGCGGGCCGTGACGGCAAGACCGGCCAGACGCTGCTGCGGTCCGTGCTCGCCCCGATGTTCGTCCAACGCGCCCTGGACGTACGGGCCTGGTCCGGCGCCAATCTGCTGGGCGGAGGCGACGGCGCGGCGCTGGCCGACCCGGCCGCGGCCGCGGCCAAGAACGCCGGCAAGGAGCGCGTCCTGACCGAGACCCTTGGGCACACACCGCAGGGCGAGGTACACATCGACGACGTACCGGCGCTCGGCGACTGGAAGACCGCCTGGGACCACGTCGCCTTCGAGGGCTTCCTCGGCTCGCGCATGATCCTGCAGACCATCTGGCAGGGCTGCGACTCGGCCCTGGCCGCACCGCTCGTCCTGGACCTGGCCAGGCTGGTCGCCCGCGCCCACGAGGCGGGCCTGTCCGGCCCTCTCCCGGAACTGGGCTTCTACTTCAAGGACCCCGACGAGGGCCCGTCGGGCCTCTCGGAGCAGTTCACCGCCCTGCTGTCGTTCGCCGACCGACTGCGGGGGGCGCGGTGA
- a CDS encoding SCO3242 family prenyltransferase: MRDWAELLRVSALFTVPGDAVAGAAAIGLRPNLCTAYAVGASLCLYEAGMALNDWADRDEDALDRPHRPVPSGRITPTAALGAAGLLSAAGLAFAARAGRPALAAASALTATVWAYDLRLKHTRAAPAAMAAARALDLLLGAAATMRSRQGPVPPPSDAVLRATAPALALAAHTYAVTAVSRHETHGGFPLTSLAALGATTTLGLLLARTPATTGPLPAMTAAAYVRTTALPCLHAALNPSPPLTQRAVGGGIRALIPLQAALAARSGANVSALAVLGLVPVARTLARKVSVT; the protein is encoded by the coding sequence TTGCGGGACTGGGCCGAACTGCTCCGCGTCTCCGCGCTGTTCACCGTGCCCGGCGACGCCGTCGCCGGAGCCGCGGCCATCGGTCTGCGACCCAACCTGTGCACGGCGTACGCCGTGGGCGCCTCGCTCTGCCTCTACGAGGCCGGCATGGCGCTCAACGACTGGGCCGACCGCGACGAGGACGCCCTCGACCGTCCCCACCGGCCCGTCCCGTCCGGCCGTATCACCCCGACGGCCGCCCTGGGCGCCGCCGGACTCCTGAGCGCCGCAGGACTCGCCTTCGCCGCCCGCGCGGGCCGCCCCGCACTCGCGGCGGCGTCGGCACTGACCGCCACGGTCTGGGCGTACGACCTCCGACTGAAGCACACCCGTGCGGCCCCGGCGGCGATGGCCGCGGCCCGCGCCCTGGACCTCCTACTCGGCGCCGCGGCCACCATGAGATCCCGTCAAGGACCGGTCCCCCCACCCTCCGACGCCGTCCTCCGCGCAACGGCCCCCGCCCTCGCCCTGGCCGCCCACACCTACGCCGTCACCGCCGTCTCACGGCACGAGACGCACGGCGGTTTCCCGCTCACCTCCCTCGCCGCCCTCGGCGCGACGACCACGCTCGGCCTGTTGCTGGCACGGACACCCGCGACGACTGGGCCCCTCCCGGCAATGACGGCCGCCGCATACGTCCGCACCACCGCGCTTCCCTGTCTGCACGCCGCCCTCAACCCGTCCCCGCCCCTCACCCAGCGTGCCGTCGGCGGCGGGATCCGCGCCCTGATCCCGCTCCAGGCCGCACTCGCCGCCAGGTCCGGAGCGAACGTCAGCGCCCTCGCCGTGCTGGGGCTGGTACCCGTGGCCCGCACGCTGGCACGGAAGGTGAGTGTCACATGA
- a CDS encoding sugar phosphate isomerase/epimerase, whose protein sequence is MSRPQRLRLGYGTNGLTDLRLDDALGLLADLGYDGVGLTLDHMHLDPLAPDLAARTAQVARRLGALGLTTTVETGARYVLEPRRKHGPSLLDADLEGRAARTRLLLTAVNVAAELGAHAVHCFSGVTPAGTDDGTAWQRLREALAPVLDAADAVGVPLAIEPEPGHLLATVADFHRLRRMLDEPEPLGLTLDIGHCQCLEPEPPGECVRAAAPWLRHVQIEDMRRGVHEHLPFGDGEIDFPPVLEALAATGYQGLTVVELPRHSHAGPELARSSFEFLQAAAATTTKGAPAA, encoded by the coding sequence ATGAGCCGCCCACAGCGACTCCGCCTCGGTTACGGCACCAACGGCCTCACCGACCTCCGCCTCGACGACGCTCTCGGCCTGCTCGCCGACCTCGGCTACGACGGCGTCGGGCTCACCCTCGACCACATGCACCTCGACCCACTCGCCCCCGATCTCGCCGCCCGCACCGCCCAGGTCGCCCGTCGGCTCGGTGCCCTCGGCCTCACCACGACCGTCGAGACCGGCGCCCGCTACGTCCTCGAGCCGCGCCGCAAGCACGGCCCCTCGCTGCTCGACGCGGACCTCGAGGGGCGTGCCGCCCGCACCCGGCTGCTGCTCACGGCGGTCAACGTCGCCGCGGAACTCGGAGCGCACGCCGTGCACTGCTTCAGCGGCGTCACGCCTGCCGGCACCGACGACGGCACCGCGTGGCAGCGCCTGAGGGAGGCGCTCGCGCCCGTGCTCGACGCCGCGGACGCCGTCGGCGTGCCGCTGGCGATCGAACCCGAACCGGGCCATCTCCTCGCCACCGTCGCCGACTTCCACCGGCTCCGCCGGATGCTGGACGAACCGGAGCCGCTCGGCCTGACCCTCGACATCGGCCACTGCCAGTGCCTGGAACCAGAGCCGCCCGGTGAGTGCGTCCGTGCCGCCGCACCATGGCTGCGGCATGTGCAGATCGAGGACATGCGCCGCGGAGTGCACGAGCATCTGCCCTTCGGCGACGGCGAGATCGACTTCCCGCCCGTGCTGGAGGCCCTCGCCGCCACCGGCTACCAGGGCCTGACCGTCGTAGAACTGCCCCGCCACTCCCACGCTGGACCCGAACTGGCCCGATCCTCCTTCGAGTTCCTCCAGGCCGCGGCGGCCACCACTACGAAGGGAGCGCCGGCAGCATGA
- a CDS encoding EboA domain-containing protein, which produces MTRSAPWTRDTVTAALLADTARTWFDEALTDAARAAQAPPTTPSPYLAHTWELRFAAAGRHCGNDNADAVRTLLLIEARAGLETLTRLYRHGSAAERRPVLRALPALVAGPHAVHLVEDALRSNDTRLIAAAVGPYAAAHLDPHAWRHAVLKCLFTGVPLDAVAGLAHRAAGDDELARMLTDFAAERTAAGRDLPDDLGRLLTLTGEEPKEL; this is translated from the coding sequence ATGACACGATCCGCGCCCTGGACCCGTGACACCGTCACCGCGGCGCTTCTCGCAGACACCGCACGCACCTGGTTCGATGAAGCGCTGACCGACGCGGCACGCGCGGCCCAGGCCCCGCCGACCACCCCGTCCCCGTACCTCGCCCACACCTGGGAACTGCGGTTCGCCGCCGCCGGGCGGCACTGCGGCAACGACAACGCGGACGCCGTCCGGACTCTGCTGCTGATCGAGGCCCGGGCGGGGCTCGAAACCCTGACCCGGCTCTACCGGCACGGCAGCGCTGCCGAACGCCGCCCCGTGCTGCGGGCGTTGCCCGCCCTGGTCGCAGGGCCTCATGCCGTGCACCTCGTCGAGGACGCGCTGCGCAGCAACGACACCCGGCTGATCGCCGCCGCCGTCGGCCCGTACGCGGCCGCCCACCTCGATCCGCACGCCTGGCGGCATGCCGTCCTGAAGTGCCTGTTCACCGGCGTCCCCCTCGACGCGGTCGCGGGCCTGGCGCACCGGGCGGCCGGAGACGACGAACTGGCCCGCATGCTCACCGACTTCGCCGCCGAGCGAACGGCCGCCGGCCGTGACCTCCCCGACGACCTCGGTCGCCTGCTGACCCTTACGGGCGAAGAGCCCAAGGAGCTGTGA
- a CDS encoding TatD family hydrolase, with amino-acid sequence MRIFDPHIHMTSRTTDDYEAMYAAGVRAVVEPSFWLGQPRTCPASFFDYFDALLGWEPFRAAQYGIAHHCTIALNPKEANDPRCAPVLDALPRYLVKDGVVAVGEIGYDSMTPAEDTALAAQLQLAADHGLPALVHTPHRDKFAGLLRTVDVVRESSLPMERVLLDHLNETTVKDAKDNGCWLGFSVYPDTKMDEDRVVGILRTYGTEKVLVNSAADWGRSDPLKTRKVADAMLAAGLGEDDVEQVLWRNPVAFYGLSGRLQLDVPDAEGLHEGNSILRGGQ; translated from the coding sequence ATGCGCATCTTCGACCCGCACATCCACATGACGTCCCGCACCACCGACGACTACGAGGCCATGTACGCCGCCGGTGTGCGCGCCGTCGTCGAACCCTCTTTCTGGCTGGGCCAGCCCCGCACCTGTCCGGCCAGCTTCTTCGACTATTTCGACGCCCTCCTCGGCTGGGAGCCTTTCCGCGCCGCCCAGTACGGCATCGCCCACCACTGCACCATCGCCCTCAACCCCAAAGAGGCCAACGACCCACGGTGCGCGCCGGTCCTGGACGCCCTGCCCCGCTACCTCGTCAAGGACGGCGTCGTCGCCGTCGGCGAGATCGGCTACGACTCCATGACACCGGCCGAGGACACCGCGCTCGCCGCCCAGCTCCAGCTCGCAGCCGACCACGGCCTGCCCGCCCTGGTCCACACGCCCCACCGTGACAAGTTCGCCGGTCTGCTCCGCACCGTGGACGTCGTCCGCGAGTCGAGCCTGCCCATGGAGCGGGTGCTGCTCGACCACCTCAACGAGACGACCGTCAAAGACGCGAAGGACAACGGCTGCTGGCTCGGCTTCTCCGTCTACCCGGACACCAAGATGGACGAGGACCGCGTGGTCGGGATCCTGAGGACTTACGGAACGGAGAAAGTCCTCGTCAACTCGGCGGCTGACTGGGGGAGAAGCGATCCCCTCAAGACCCGCAAGGTCGCCGACGCCATGCTCGCGGCCGGCTTGGGCGAGGACGACGTCGAACAGGTGCTGTGGCGCAACCCGGTCGCCTTCTACGGACTCAGCGGCCGTCTCCAGCTCGACGTCCCCGACGCGGAAGGCCTGCACGAGGGCAACTCCATCCTGCGCGGGGGTCAGTAG
- the eboE gene encoding metabolite traffic protein EboE — MRFRHPDGSTVHLAYCTNVHPAETLDGVLAQLRDHCEPVRRCLGRDRLGIGLWLAKDAARALITDPVTLRGLRAELDRRGLEVVTLNGFPYEGFGAQEVKYRVYQPDWADPERLAHTTDLARLLTALLPDDVTEGTVSTLPLAWRTDFDEHTAATAGAALTTLSGRLEALEELTGKSIRIALEPEPGCTVETTADAIGALAALPGDRIGVCIDTCHLATSFEDPATALTALGAAGVGIPKAQLSAALHAEHPHLPEVRTALAAFAEPRFLHQTRTLTPGGLRGTDDLGEALAGDALPDDAPWRAHFHVPLHAPPAPPLTSTLHVLQEALALLVGGAQPRTRHLEVETYTWQALPPELRPRTRTQLVDGIAAELTLARDLLTDLGLKELP; from the coding sequence ATGCGCTTCCGCCACCCCGACGGCTCCACCGTCCACCTCGCCTACTGCACCAACGTCCACCCCGCCGAGACCCTCGACGGCGTCCTCGCCCAGCTGCGCGACCACTGCGAACCGGTCCGCAGATGCCTGGGACGCGACCGCCTGGGCATTGGCCTGTGGCTCGCCAAGGACGCCGCACGCGCGCTGATCACCGACCCGGTGACGCTGCGGGGACTGCGCGCCGAGCTGGACCGGCGCGGCCTCGAAGTAGTCACTCTGAACGGATTTCCCTACGAGGGGTTCGGCGCGCAGGAGGTCAAGTACCGCGTCTACCAGCCCGACTGGGCCGATCCAGAACGCCTCGCGCACACCACCGACCTGGCCCGGCTCCTGACGGCGCTCCTGCCGGACGACGTCACCGAGGGGACCGTCTCCACACTTCCGCTCGCCTGGCGCACCGACTTCGACGAGCACACTGCCGCCACCGCCGGTGCGGCGCTGACCACCCTGTCGGGGCGGCTCGAAGCGCTGGAGGAGCTGACCGGCAAGTCGATCCGCATCGCCCTCGAACCGGAGCCCGGGTGCACGGTGGAGACAACCGCGGACGCGATCGGAGCGCTCGCCGCCCTGCCAGGCGACCGTATCGGCGTGTGCATCGACACCTGCCACCTCGCCACGTCGTTCGAGGACCCGGCCACGGCGCTGACCGCGCTCGGGGCAGCCGGCGTCGGCATCCCCAAGGCGCAGCTGTCGGCAGCCCTGCACGCCGAGCACCCCCACCTCCCCGAGGTCCGTACCGCCCTCGCCGCCTTCGCCGAACCGCGCTTCCTGCATCAGACCCGCACCCTGACGCCCGGGGGACTGCGCGGCACCGACGACCTCGGCGAGGCCCTGGCCGGCGATGCCCTGCCCGACGACGCACCCTGGCGCGCCCACTTCCACGTCCCCCTGCACGCCCCGCCCGCCCCACCGCTCACCTCCACCCTGCACGTACTCCAGGAGGCCCTCGCCCTGCTGGTGGGAGGCGCGCAGCCGCGCACCCGTCATCTCGAGGTCGAGACCTACACCTGGCAGGCCCTCCCGCCCGAGCTGCGCCCCCGCACCAGGACCCAGCTCGTCGACGGCATCGCCGCCGAACTCACCCTGGCCCGCGACCTGTTGACGGACCTCGGCCTGAAGGAGCTGCCATGA
- a CDS encoding nucleotide pyrophosphatase/phosphodiesterase family protein gives MSSGPTPLLVLDVVGLTPRLLDDMPRLKALAVSGSQANLSTVLPAVTCTAQSTFLTGELPAEHGVVGNGWYFRELGDVLLWRQHNGLVAGDKLWDAARRAHPGYTVANICWWYAMGADTDFTVTPRPIYYSDGRKEPDCYTRPAALHDELTEKFGTFPLFHFWGPGADIVSSQWIADVTRHVMRTRRPDLALCYLPHLDYDLQRYGPDDARSHRAAAELDAVIGPLLDDARAEGRSVVALSEYGITRVSRPVDVNRALRRAGLLEVHTQDGMEYLDPMASRAFAVADHQIAHVYVRRPEDLAATREALTDLPGIDEILDDDGKKANGLDHPRSGELIALAAPDAWFTYYYWLDDARAPDFAQLVEIHRKPGYDPVELFMDPEDPYVRLRAANAVARKKLGLRYRLAVVPLDPSPIRGSHGRRPSSDEEGPLVLVSTPRAVSGRVAATEVKSLLLRLAGLS, from the coding sequence ATGAGCAGCGGCCCCACTCCGCTCCTGGTCCTCGACGTGGTCGGCCTCACCCCCCGTCTCCTGGACGACATGCCCCGTCTCAAGGCGCTGGCGGTGTCCGGTTCGCAGGCGAACCTGTCCACCGTGCTCCCGGCCGTCACCTGCACCGCGCAGTCCACCTTCCTCACCGGCGAGCTGCCCGCCGAGCACGGCGTCGTCGGCAACGGCTGGTACTTCCGTGAGCTGGGAGACGTACTGCTGTGGCGGCAGCACAACGGTCTGGTCGCGGGAGACAAGCTGTGGGACGCCGCCCGCCGCGCCCACCCCGGCTACACGGTCGCCAACATCTGCTGGTGGTACGCCATGGGCGCCGACACCGACTTCACCGTCACCCCCCGTCCGATCTACTACTCCGACGGCCGCAAGGAACCCGACTGCTACACCCGCCCGGCAGCCCTGCACGACGAACTCACCGAGAAGTTCGGGACCTTCCCGCTCTTCCACTTCTGGGGACCGGGCGCGGACATCGTCTCCAGCCAGTGGATCGCCGACGTCACCCGCCACGTCATGCGCACCCGCCGGCCCGACCTGGCCCTGTGCTACCTGCCGCATCTCGACTACGACCTGCAGCGGTACGGCCCCGACGACGCCCGCTCCCACCGCGCCGCCGCAGAACTCGACGCCGTCATCGGCCCGTTGCTCGACGACGCCCGCGCGGAGGGCCGTTCGGTCGTAGCCCTGTCCGAGTACGGCATCACCCGCGTGAGCCGTCCGGTCGACGTCAACCGCGCCCTGCGGCGGGCCGGGCTTCTCGAGGTCCACACCCAGGACGGCATGGAGTACCTGGACCCGATGGCGTCCCGCGCCTTCGCCGTCGCCGACCACCAGATCGCCCACGTCTACGTCCGCCGACCCGAGGACTTGGCAGCCACCCGCGAGGCACTGACGGACCTGCCGGGCATCGACGAGATCCTCGACGACGACGGCAAGAAGGCGAACGGGCTCGACCACCCGCGCTCCGGGGAACTGATCGCGCTCGCCGCACCGGACGCCTGGTTCACGTACTACTACTGGCTCGACGACGCCCGCGCCCCCGACTTCGCCCAGCTCGTCGAGATCCACCGCAAACCGGGCTACGACCCCGTCGAGCTGTTCATGGATCCCGAGGATCCCTACGTGCGGCTCAGGGCGGCCAATGCGGTGGCCCGCAAGAAGCTCGGCCTGCGCTACCGGCTCGCCGTCGTCCCCCTCGACCCCTCACCCATACGCGGCAGCCACGGTCGCCGCCCCTCGAGCGACGAAGAAGGTCCGCTCGTCCTGGTCTCCACCCCCCGCGCAGTATCCGGCCGCGTAGCGGCCACCGAAGTGAAGTCCCTTCTCCTGCGGCTCGCCGGCCTCTCCTGA
- a CDS encoding sugar phosphate isomerase/epimerase → MTAFNDEAVTGDALRRTLGVSRRRFLSTCTAVSAASIAAPVFGAAPALAQSSSEAAGNDRSRSALVPPHKRGIILYTVRDAIGRDPLASDLPSGFREVFRQLSRFGYRQVEFAGYGQHANAPGGADLGTVQGAKLLRSWLDDYGLRAQGSHGYIPPSWPLTTSDLDTFKRFLEMSNILGMEHMGTGADPANTRYRADWDVAAQKWNTLGGIARREGIKLYTHNHDAAYDFLLDGGPLDAQGKPTRSSGIRKLEYFLSVTDRKNVYLELDVFWAHVAQYKFHTYTAHDGSQREKVFDPAALVVRNTNRFPLFHAKDGVVNLQSGLGYDMVPFGTGDIDYRKFFTRVGAKNYHNPMVEQDNAPSTTAPGQSLEFAKVGYDNLAALRACN, encoded by the coding sequence GTGACCGCGTTCAACGACGAAGCCGTCACCGGCGACGCCCTGCGCCGCACCCTCGGCGTCAGCCGCCGCCGCTTCCTCAGCACCTGCACGGCCGTTTCCGCGGCGTCGATCGCCGCTCCGGTCTTCGGCGCCGCGCCCGCCTTGGCGCAGAGCAGCTCCGAAGCGGCCGGCAACGACCGCAGCCGTTCCGCTCTGGTCCCGCCGCACAAGCGCGGCATCATCCTCTACACCGTCCGTGACGCGATCGGCCGCGACCCGCTGGCCTCCGACCTGCCCTCCGGGTTCCGCGAGGTGTTCCGGCAGCTGTCGCGCTTCGGCTACCGCCAGGTGGAGTTCGCCGGTTACGGCCAGCACGCCAACGCGCCGGGCGGCGCCGATCTGGGCACCGTCCAGGGCGCGAAGCTCCTGCGCTCCTGGCTCGACGACTACGGGCTTCGGGCCCAGGGCAGCCACGGCTACATCCCGCCGTCCTGGCCGCTGACCACCTCCGACCTGGACACCTTCAAGCGCTTCCTGGAGATGTCCAACATCCTCGGCATGGAGCACATGGGCACTGGCGCCGACCCCGCCAACACCCGCTACCGGGCCGACTGGGACGTCGCCGCTCAGAAGTGGAACACCCTGGGCGGCATCGCCCGCCGTGAGGGCATCAAGCTCTACACCCACAACCACGACGCGGCCTACGACTTCCTGCTCGACGGCGGTCCGCTCGACGCCCAGGGCAAGCCCACCCGCAGCTCCGGCATCCGGAAGCTGGAGTACTTCCTGAGCGTGACGGACCGCAAGAACGTCTATCTGGAGCTGGACGTCTTCTGGGCACACGTGGCCCAGTACAAGTTCCACACCTACACCGCCCACGACGGCTCGCAGCGTGAGAAGGTCTTCGACCCGGCCGCGCTCGTGGTCCGCAACACCAACCGCTTCCCGCTCTTCCACGCGAAGGACGGCGTGGTCAACCTCCAGAGCGGCCTGGGCTACGACATGGTGCCGTTCGGCACGGGCGACATCGACTACCGGAAGTTCTTCACCCGGGTGGGCGCGAAGAACTACCACAACCCGATGGTCGAGCAGGACAACGCGCCGAGCACGACCGCCCCCGGCCAGTCCCTGGAGTTCGCCAAGGTCGGCTACGACAACCTCGCGGCCCTGCGCGCCTGCAACTGA
- a CDS encoding PQQ-dependent sugar dehydrogenase: MRNRRIATFIGTAALAGAIGLLPLPAAQAHPSDPTPPTSSDFQKVTLNDRPGEPMALAVLPDRRVLHTARTGEVRIHDPKSGVNFIAADMKKSPAGLYQHDEEGVQGIAVDPSFAKNHWVYLYYSPRLDTPMDDPATPGVNEGDAPQFGTAADFAKYKGVTRLSRFKLVGNKLDYGTEQKILDVPADRGICCHVGGKIDFDHKGNLFLSTGDDSNPFSSDGYAPLDDRADRNPAYDARRTAGNTNDLRGKVLRIKAKRNGGYAIPDGNLFAPGTAKTRPEIYAMGLRNPFRFGVDDKTGEVYVGDYSPDAKQANPNRGPAGQGRWMVIDRPANYGWPFCVTRDQPYQDYDFATQTSSGAFNCSKPVNDSRHNTGRSELPPVENAEIVYGYGASAEFPELGTGGIGPMGGPAYRYDKHNKAANRWPQYFDGKPLFYEWTRDQMKAITLGKNNAVQKIEDAIPSITTDGPIDAEFGPDGALYVLEYGTGYFAELPEAQLSRIDFTRGNRTPEPKVAADVVNGTSPLTVEFSGAGTKDADGDALRYAWDFDADGAVDSREANPKHTFDKNGVYDATLKVTDSTGRSASASVPVVVGNKAPVVSLTTDPAPHGGTPFHWGDTVTWQVTVTDDQPVDCAKVSVSFILGHDAHGHPLSTSNGCSGSFKTFVDGGHSGSGNLKAVFNATYTDTPPAGLPPLSGSAEVALTPAG; this comes from the coding sequence GTGCGTAACAGACGGATCGCCACCTTCATCGGGACGGCCGCCCTGGCCGGAGCCATCGGGCTGCTGCCCCTCCCCGCAGCCCAGGCCCACCCGTCGGACCCCACACCGCCGACTTCGTCGGACTTCCAGAAGGTCACCCTCAACGACCGCCCGGGCGAGCCCATGGCCCTGGCTGTCCTGCCCGACCGGCGCGTGCTGCACACCGCGCGCACCGGAGAGGTCCGCATCCACGACCCCAAGAGCGGCGTGAACTTCATCGCCGCCGACATGAAGAAGAGCCCCGCCGGGCTCTACCAGCACGACGAAGAGGGCGTGCAGGGCATCGCCGTCGACCCGAGCTTCGCCAAGAACCACTGGGTCTACCTCTATTACTCGCCCCGCCTCGACACCCCCATGGACGACCCGGCCACCCCGGGCGTCAACGAGGGGGACGCACCGCAGTTCGGCACGGCCGCGGACTTCGCCAAGTACAAGGGCGTCACCCGGCTGTCGCGTTTCAAGCTCGTGGGCAACAAGCTCGACTACGGCACCGAGCAGAAGATCCTCGACGTGCCGGCCGACCGCGGCATCTGCTGCCACGTCGGCGGCAAGATCGACTTCGATCACAAGGGCAACCTGTTCCTGTCGACCGGCGACGACTCCAACCCGTTCTCCTCCGACGGCTACGCCCCGCTCGACGACCGCGCCGACCGCAACCCCGCCTACGACGCACGGCGCACCGCGGGCAACACCAACGACCTGCGCGGCAAGGTCCTGCGCATCAAGGCCAAACGCAACGGCGGCTACGCGATACCCGACGGCAACCTCTTCGCCCCGGGCACGGCGAAGACCCGCCCCGAGATCTACGCCATGGGCCTGCGCAACCCCTTCCGCTTCGGAGTGGACGACAAGACCGGCGAGGTCTACGTCGGCGACTACTCGCCCGACGCCAAACAGGCCAACCCCAACCGCGGGCCCGCCGGCCAGGGGCGCTGGATGGTCATCGACCGCCCCGCCAACTACGGCTGGCCGTTCTGCGTGACCCGGGACCAGCCGTACCAGGACTACGACTTCGCCACCCAGACCTCGAGCGGCGCGTTCAACTGCTCGAAGCCGGTCAACGACTCGCGCCACAACACCGGTCGCAGCGAACTGCCCCCGGTCGAGAACGCGGAGATCGTCTACGGCTACGGCGCCTCCGCCGAGTTCCCCGAACTCGGCACGGGCGGCATCGGCCCCATGGGCGGCCCGGCCTACCGCTACGACAAGCACAACAAGGCCGCCAACCGTTGGCCTCAGTACTTCGACGGCAAGCCGCTCTTCTACGAGTGGACCCGCGACCAGATGAAGGCCATCACCCTCGGCAAGAACAACGCGGTCCAGAAGATCGAGGACGCGATTCCCTCGATCACCACGGACGGCCCGATCGACGCCGAGTTCGGCCCGGACGGCGCGCTGTACGTCCTGGAGTACGGCACCGGGTACTTCGCGGAACTGCCCGAGGCCCAGCTCTCCCGCATCGACTTCACGCGCGGCAACCGCACCCCCGAGCCCAAGGTCGCCGCGGACGTGGTCAACGGCACCAGCCCGCTGACGGTCGAGTTCTCCGGTGCCGGCACCAAGGACGCCGACGGCGACGCCCTGCGCTACGCCTGGGACTTCGACGCCGACGGCGCCGTCGATTCCAGGGAAGCCAACCCGAAGCACACCTTCGACAAGAACGGCGTCTACGACGCCACGCTGAAGGTCACCGACAGTACCGGCCGCTCGGCCTCCGCCTCGGTTCCGGTCGTGGTCGGCAACAAGGCGCCGGTCGTCTCCCTCACCACCGACCCGGCCCCGCACGGCGGTACGCCGTTCCACTGGGGTGACACGGTCACCTGGCAGGTCACCGTCACCGACGACCAGCCGGTGGACTGCGCGAAGGTGAGCGTTTCGTTCATCCTCGGCCACGACGCGCACGGACATCCGCTGTCCACGAGCAACGGGTGCTCCGGCTCGTTCAAGACCTTCGTGGACGGCGGCCACTCCGGTTCCGGCAACCTCAAGGCGGTCTTCAACGCCACCTACACCGACACACCCCCGGCCGGCCTGCCGCCCCTCTCGGGCAGCGCCGAGGTCGCCCTGACACCGGCCGGCTGA